A window of Pomacea canaliculata isolate SZHN2017 linkage group LG3, ASM307304v1, whole genome shotgun sequence contains these coding sequences:
- the LOC112559001 gene encoding uncharacterized protein LOC112559001 isoform X2 — protein sequence MSRLYVVLLALTTTKVKVSLSELLWSDMTREATAVMRVDMGDMVYSEHEMWRTVCKSLVQCAQQCFSTPGCSAFTVTHVTSSLMTCRGYSMTLDKLQSGVPSPGTRAYDIQELSWLDKECTTDWECSNPKSVCLAGRCLCSPGYFYSHSARDCWRHCPEEDISLKIVAYPGWYAGNMKLNTSLNMAATSCVQWCRDVTACRGCLYDVTTNSCFLGDVTASVDGVSESTSRYGFNYYQKTCA from the exons ATGTCCCGACTTTACGTCGTCTTGCTGGCCTTGACCACCACAAAGGTCAAGGTGAGTCTCTCTGAACTCTTGTGGTCTGACATGACAAGGGAGGCAACCGCTGTGATGAGAGTAGACATGGGCGACATGGTGTACAGCGAGCACGAGATGTGGCGAACCGTCTGTAAGTCGCTCGTGCAGTGCGCGCAGCAGTGCTTCTCCACCCCGGGCTGCAGCGCCTTCACCGTCACCCACGTGACCTCATCTCTGATGACGTGTCGCGGCTATTCAATGACCTTAGACAAACTGCAGAGTGGCGTCCCTTCACCTGGCACACGAGCCTACGACATTCAAG AGCTGAGTTGGCTGGACAAGGAGTGCACCACTGACTGGGAATGCTCAAACCCAAAGTCCGTCTGCTTGGCTGGCCGCTGTCTGTGTAGCCCCGGCTACTTCTACTCGCACTCTGCACGTGACTGCTGGAGGC ACTGCCCGGAGGAGGACATAAGTTTGAAGATAGTGGCCTACCCGGGGTGGTACGCAGGCAACATGAAGCTAAATACGTCACTCAACATGGCCGCAACGTCATGCGTGCAGTGGTGCCGTGACGTAACTGCCTGTCGCGGCTGTCTGTACGACGTCACAACCAACAGCTGTTTCcttggtgacgtcacagccagtGTAGATGGCGTGAGCGAGTCCACTTCCCGTTATGGCTTCAACTATTACCAGAAGACATGCGCGTGA